Proteins encoded in a region of the Streptomyces violaceoruber genome:
- the rarD gene encoding EamA family transporter RarD yields the protein MAGSSRSDQRVGLLNGFAAYGMWGLVPLFWPLLKPAGAGEILAHRMVWSLAFVAVALLFVRRWAWAGELLRQPRRLALVAVAAAVITVNWGVYIWAVNSGHVVEASLGYFINPLVTIAMGVLLLKERLRPAQWAAVGTGFAAVLVLAVGYGQPPWISLCLAFSFATYGLVKKKVNLGGVESLAAETAIQFLPALGYLLWLGAQGESTFTTEGAGHSALLAATGVVTAIPLVCFGAAAIRVPLSTLGLLQYLAPVFQFLLGVLYFGEAMPPERWAGFGLVWLALTLLTWDALRTARRTARALREQLDRSGAGVPPLKGAAAAREPRVVASGTPAPGAGDAPQQQQQQQQQQHGTRAGKP from the coding sequence GTGGCCGGGTCGTCCAGGAGTGATCAGCGAGTAGGCCTGCTGAACGGCTTCGCGGCGTACGGGATGTGGGGGCTCGTCCCGCTGTTCTGGCCGCTGCTCAAGCCCGCCGGGGCCGGGGAGATCCTCGCCCACCGGATGGTGTGGTCCCTCGCCTTCGTCGCCGTCGCCCTCCTCTTCGTACGGCGCTGGGCCTGGGCCGGCGAGCTGCTGCGGCAGCCGCGCAGGCTCGCCCTGGTCGCGGTGGCCGCCGCGGTCATCACCGTCAACTGGGGCGTCTACATCTGGGCCGTGAACAGCGGCCATGTCGTCGAGGCCTCGCTCGGCTACTTCATCAACCCGCTGGTCACCATCGCGATGGGCGTGCTGCTGCTCAAGGAGCGGCTGCGGCCCGCGCAGTGGGCGGCGGTCGGCACCGGCTTCGCGGCCGTGCTCGTGCTCGCCGTCGGCTACGGCCAGCCGCCGTGGATCTCGCTCTGCCTCGCCTTCTCCTTCGCCACGTACGGCCTGGTGAAGAAGAAGGTCAACCTCGGGGGTGTCGAGTCGCTGGCCGCCGAGACGGCGATCCAGTTCCTTCCGGCGCTCGGCTACCTGCTGTGGCTGGGCGCGCAGGGCGAGTCGACCTTCACCACGGAGGGCGCCGGGCACTCGGCCCTGCTCGCCGCGACCGGCGTCGTCACGGCGATCCCGCTGGTCTGCTTCGGCGCGGCGGCGATCCGCGTCCCGCTGTCCACACTGGGGCTGCTGCAATACCTGGCGCCGGTCTTCCAGTTCCTGCTCGGCGTCCTCTACTTCGGCGAGGCCATGCCGCCCGAGCGCTGGGCCGGCTTCGGGCTGGTCTGGCTGGCGCTGACGCTGCTCACCTGGGACGCGTTGCGCACGGCCCGCCGGACCGCACGGGCGCTGAGGGAACAACTGGACCGGTCGGGCGCGGGCGTACCACCGCTCAAGGGGGCCGCCGCCGCGCGGGAGCCGAGGGTCGTGGCCTCGGGGACTCCGGCACCGGGCGCCGGCGACGCACCGCAGCAACAGCAACAGCAACAGCAACAGCAACACGGAACCAGGGCCGGGAAGCCGTAG
- a CDS encoding flavodoxin family protein, producing MTRRFLFLTGSTRPDGNTELLARRAADQLPADVERRWIDLARHPLPEFEDLRHDSDHTRPTEGNARLLLDATLAATDIVIASPLYWYTLSTPVKRYLDHWSGWLRTPGLDFKATLAGRTLWGVTALAHEEREVADPLIGALNNSAAYMGMRFGGVLLGNGSKPGDVLRDTEALTRAKTFFAREAPFARFPYEQAEAVTAP from the coding sequence ATGACGCGCCGCTTCCTCTTCCTGACGGGCAGCACCCGCCCCGACGGCAACACCGAGTTGCTCGCCCGTCGCGCCGCGGACCAACTGCCCGCGGACGTCGAGCGGCGCTGGATCGACCTGGCCCGGCATCCCTTGCCGGAGTTCGAGGACCTGCGGCACGACAGCGACCACACGCGCCCCACGGAGGGCAACGCGCGCCTGCTGCTCGACGCCACCCTCGCCGCAACGGACATCGTGATCGCGTCGCCGCTCTACTGGTACACGCTGTCCACGCCGGTCAAGCGCTACCTCGACCACTGGTCCGGCTGGCTGCGCACCCCCGGCCTCGACTTCAAGGCGACCCTGGCCGGCCGCACCCTGTGGGGCGTCACCGCACTCGCCCACGAGGAACGGGAGGTCGCCGACCCGCTGATCGGAGCCCTGAACAACTCCGCGGCGTACATGGGTATGCGCTTCGGCGGAGTGCTGCTGGGCAACGGCAGCAAGCCCGGTGACGTCCTGCGGGACACGGAGGCGCTGACCCGCGCCAAGACCTTCTTCGCGCGGGAGGCGCCGTTCGCGCGGTTCCCGTACGAGCAGGCGGAGGCCGTGACTGCGCCATGA
- a CDS encoding VOC family protein, with protein sequence MTSTSRPAPLHIKIVIDAVAPHAQADFWASALHYEVEDNSALIEKLLGFGAVPAELTVESHGRRAWRDLAAVRHPDDPFQEESGTGLGRRLLFQRVPEAKTVKNRVHLDVHAPDGGRAEEVARLQELGASVQRQVKEPGGEWVVMTDPEGNEFCVH encoded by the coding sequence ATGACATCGACCTCAAGGCCCGCGCCCCTGCACATCAAGATCGTCATCGACGCGGTCGCCCCGCACGCGCAGGCGGACTTCTGGGCCTCGGCCCTCCACTACGAGGTGGAGGACAACAGTGCGCTCATCGAGAAACTGCTGGGCTTCGGGGCGGTGCCGGCGGAGCTGACCGTCGAGTCCCACGGCCGCCGCGCCTGGCGCGACCTGGCCGCCGTGCGCCACCCCGACGACCCCTTCCAGGAGGAGAGCGGCACCGGACTGGGACGCCGACTGCTGTTCCAGCGCGTACCGGAGGCCAAGACGGTCAAGAACCGGGTCCACCTCGACGTGCACGCGCCGGACGGCGGGCGTGCGGAGGAGGTCGCCCGGCTCCAGGAACTGGGAGCGAGCGTGCAGCGGCAGGTGAAGGAGCCGGGCGGGGAATGGGTGGTGATGACGGACCCCGAGGGGAACGAGTTCTGCGTCCACTAG
- a CDS encoding 2-oxoacid:ferredoxin oxidoreductase subunit beta: protein MPDAGALLPLVPKAGGKQSMKDFKSDQEVRWCPGCGDYAILAAVQGFMPQLGLARENIVFVSGIGCSSRFPYYMNTYGMHSIHGRAPAIATGLATSRRDLSVWVVTGDGDALSIGGNHLIHALRRNVNLKILLFNNRIYGLTKGQYSPTSEVGKITKSTPMGSLDAPFNPISLALGAEASFVARTVDSDRKHLTDVLRQAAEHPGTALIEIYQNCNIFNDGAFDALKDKQQAEEAVIRLEHGQPIRFGTDNTKGVLRNPHTGDLDIVTVTADNEADILVHDAHATSPTTAFALSRLADPDTLHHTPIGVLRSVERPVYDTLMSEQLDTAVERDGKGDLAALLAGNDTWTVVG, encoded by the coding sequence ATGCCTGACGCGGGCGCACTGCTCCCCCTCGTCCCCAAGGCCGGGGGCAAGCAGTCCATGAAGGACTTCAAGTCCGACCAGGAAGTGCGCTGGTGCCCCGGCTGCGGCGACTACGCCATCCTCGCCGCCGTGCAGGGCTTCATGCCCCAGCTCGGCCTCGCCCGCGAGAACATCGTCTTCGTCTCCGGCATCGGCTGCTCCTCCCGCTTCCCGTACTACATGAACACCTACGGGATGCACTCCATCCACGGCCGCGCCCCCGCCATCGCCACCGGCCTCGCCACCTCCCGCCGCGACCTGTCGGTCTGGGTCGTCACCGGGGACGGCGACGCCCTCTCCATCGGCGGCAACCACCTCATCCACGCCCTGCGCCGCAACGTCAACCTCAAGATCCTGCTGTTCAACAACCGGATCTACGGCCTCACCAAAGGCCAGTACTCCCCCACCTCCGAGGTCGGGAAGATCACCAAGTCGACACCGATGGGCTCGCTGGACGCGCCCTTCAACCCCATCTCCCTCGCCCTCGGCGCGGAGGCCTCCTTCGTCGCCCGGACCGTCGACTCCGACCGCAAACACCTCACCGACGTCCTGCGCCAGGCCGCCGAACACCCCGGCACCGCCCTGATCGAGATCTACCAGAACTGCAACATCTTCAACGACGGCGCCTTCGACGCCCTCAAGGACAAACAGCAGGCCGAAGAAGCAGTGATCCGCCTGGAACACGGGCAGCCGATCCGCTTCGGCACCGACAACACCAAGGGCGTCCTACGCAACCCGCACACCGGAGACCTGGACATCGTCACCGTCACCGCGGACAACGAAGCAGACATCCTCGTCCACGACGCCCACGCCACCTCCCCCACCACGGCCTTCGCACTCTCCCGCCTCGCCGACCCCGACACCCTGCACCACACCCCCATCGGCGTCCTGCGCTCCGTCGAACGCCCCGTCTACGACACCCTCATGTCCGAACAGCTCGACACCGCCGTCGAAAGAGACGGCAAGGGCGACCTCGCCGCGTTGCTGGCCGGCAACGACACCTGGACGGTCGTCGGCTGA
- a CDS encoding ABC transporter permease translates to MSRADVRDEPAGEPAGGARDPLAHPGPGAARTPSPLWSFGLFRSELLTTFRRWRTLALLTVLAAVPVLVGIAVKIETSDGSSLGGGGGGGEGPAFISQISNNGLFLVFTALAATLPFFLPMAIGVVAGDAIAGESSAGTLRYLLVAPAGRSRLLLTKYATVVAFCLAATLVVAVSALAVGALLFPVGDLITISGTRITYAEGLGRALLIALVVAASLVGIAALGLFVSTLTGSGIAAMATTVGLLITVQILDQIPQLDALQPYFFSHYWLSFADVMREPVYWDDLVKNLGLQALYAAVFGSAAWARFTTKDITA, encoded by the coding sequence ATGTCGCGGGCTGATGTGCGGGACGAGCCGGCGGGGGAGCCCGCGGGCGGGGCGCGGGATCCGCTTGCGCACCCGGGCCCAGGTGCCGCGCGGACCCCGAGTCCGCTGTGGTCCTTCGGGCTGTTCCGCAGCGAGCTGCTGACCACCTTCCGGCGCTGGCGCACCCTCGCCCTGCTGACGGTGCTCGCCGCCGTGCCGGTCCTGGTGGGCATCGCCGTGAAGATCGAGACGAGCGACGGGTCCTCGCTCGGCGGCGGTGGCGGCGGTGGCGAGGGACCGGCGTTCATCTCGCAGATCAGCAACAACGGGCTGTTCCTGGTCTTCACCGCGCTCGCCGCGACCCTCCCGTTCTTCCTGCCGATGGCCATCGGCGTCGTCGCGGGCGACGCGATCGCGGGCGAGTCGAGCGCGGGCACGCTCCGCTACCTCCTGGTCGCCCCGGCCGGCCGCTCCCGGCTGCTGCTCACCAAGTACGCGACGGTGGTCGCCTTCTGCCTCGCCGCCACCCTGGTGGTCGCGGTCTCGGCGCTGGCGGTCGGCGCGCTGCTGTTCCCGGTCGGCGATCTGATCACCATCTCCGGCACCCGGATCACCTACGCTGAGGGTCTGGGACGGGCGCTGCTGATCGCCCTGGTCGTGGCCGCCTCACTGGTCGGCATCGCGGCCCTGGGCCTGTTCGTCTCCACCTTGACGGGCAGCGGCATCGCGGCGATGGCCACCACGGTCGGACTGCTGATCACCGTCCAGATCCTCGACCAGATCCCCCAGCTCGACGCCCTCCAGCCGTACTTCTTCTCGCACTACTGGCTCTCCTTCGCCGACGTGATGCGTGAACCGGTCTACTGGGACGACCTGGTGAAGAACCTCGGCCTCCAGGCGCTCTACGCGGCGGTCTTCGGCTCGGCGGCCTGGGCCCGGTTCACGACGAAGGACATCACCGCGTAG
- a CDS encoding 2-oxoacid:acceptor oxidoreductase subunit alpha: protein MTSQVSSPAEQADGTDETVVGAQRKPVAAKDVRRLDRVIIRFAGDSGDGMQLTGDRFTSETASFGNDLSTLPNFPAEIRAPAGTLPGVSSFQLHFADHDILTPGDAPNVLVAMNPAALKANVGDLPRGAEIIVNTDEFTRRAMQKVGYDTSPLEDGSLDGYHLHPVPLTTLTVQALGEFDLSRKEAERSKNMFALGLLSWMYHRPTEGTEKFLRSKFAKKPEIAAANIAAYRAGWNFGETTEDFAVSYEVAPAATAFPPGTYRNISGNLALAYGLIAASRRADLPLFLGSYPITPASDILHELSKHKNFGVRTFQAEDEIAGIGAALGAAFGGALAVTTTSGPGVALKSETVGLAVSLELPLLVVDIQRGGPSTGLPTKTEQADLLQAMFGRNGEAPVAVLAPQTAADCFDAALEAARIALAYRTPVFLLSDGYLANGSEPWRIPEPDELPDLTVQFAQGPNHTLDDGSEVFWPYKRDPHTLARPWAVPGTPGLEHRIGGIEKQDGTGNISYDPANHDFMVRTRQAKIDGITVPDLAVDDPDGARTLVLGWGSTYGPITAAVRRLRTAGQEIAQAHLRHLNPFPANLGAVLERYDKVVVPEMNLGQLATLIRAKYLVDAQSYNQVNGMPFKAEQLATVLKEAIDA from the coding sequence GTGACCAGCCAGGTCAGCAGCCCAGCGGAGCAGGCCGACGGAACCGACGAGACCGTCGTGGGAGCACAGCGCAAACCGGTTGCGGCGAAGGATGTCCGCCGGCTGGACCGGGTGATCATCAGGTTCGCGGGGGACTCCGGCGACGGGATGCAGCTCACCGGTGACCGTTTCACCTCGGAAACGGCGTCGTTCGGCAATGATCTGTCGACGCTGCCGAACTTCCCGGCCGAGATCCGGGCACCCGCGGGCACCCTGCCGGGCGTCTCGTCGTTCCAGCTGCACTTCGCCGACCACGACATCCTCACGCCGGGCGACGCGCCCAACGTGCTGGTGGCGATGAACCCGGCCGCGTTGAAGGCGAACGTGGGCGATCTGCCGCGCGGCGCGGAGATCATCGTCAACACGGACGAGTTCACCAGGCGGGCGATGCAGAAGGTCGGCTACGACACCTCTCCGCTGGAGGACGGCTCCCTGGACGGCTACCACCTGCATCCGGTGCCGCTGACCACGCTGACCGTCCAGGCGCTGGGCGAGTTCGACCTCAGCCGCAAGGAGGCCGAGCGCAGCAAGAACATGTTCGCGCTCGGGTTGCTGTCGTGGATGTATCACCGGCCCACCGAGGGCACGGAGAAGTTCCTGAGGTCGAAGTTCGCGAAGAAGCCGGAGATCGCGGCGGCGAACATCGCGGCCTACCGTGCGGGCTGGAACTTCGGTGAGACCACGGAGGATTTCGCGGTCTCCTACGAGGTGGCGCCGGCGGCGACGGCGTTCCCGCCCGGCACCTACCGCAACATCTCCGGGAACCTGGCCCTGGCCTACGGTCTGATCGCCGCGTCCCGGCGCGCGGATCTGCCGCTGTTTTTGGGCTCGTATCCCATCACTCCGGCGTCCGACATCCTGCACGAGCTGTCGAAGCACAAGAACTTCGGGGTGCGTACCTTCCAGGCGGAGGACGAGATCGCGGGGATCGGGGCGGCGCTGGGGGCGGCGTTCGGCGGTGCGCTGGCGGTGACCACCACCTCCGGTCCGGGGGTGGCGCTCAAGAGCGAGACGGTCGGGCTCGCGGTGAGTCTGGAGTTGCCGCTGCTGGTGGTGGACATCCAGCGCGGCGGCCCGTCGACGGGTCTGCCGACCAAGACGGAGCAGGCCGACCTGCTGCAGGCGATGTTCGGGCGCAACGGCGAGGCACCGGTTGCGGTCCTCGCCCCGCAGACTGCGGCCGACTGCTTCGACGCCGCCCTGGAGGCGGCGCGGATCGCGCTGGCCTACCGGACTCCGGTCTTCCTGCTCTCCGACGGCTATCTCGCCAACGGCTCCGAACCGTGGCGGATCCCCGAGCCGGACGAACTGCCGGATCTGACCGTGCAGTTCGCGCAGGGCCCCAACCACACCCTGGACGACGGCAGTGAGGTGTTCTGGCCCTACAAACGCGACCCGCACACCCTGGCCCGCCCCTGGGCGGTGCCGGGCACCCCCGGGCTCGAGCACCGGATCGGCGGCATCGAGAAGCAGGACGGCACCGGGAACATCTCCTACGACCCGGCCAACCACGACTTCATGGTCCGCACCCGCCAGGCCAAGATCGACGGCATCACCGTCCCCGACCTGGCCGTCGACGACCCGGACGGCGCACGGACCCTCGTGCTGGGCTGGGGCTCCACCTACGGGCCGATCACCGCCGCCGTGCGGCGGCTGCGCACCGCCGGGCAGGAGATCGCCCAGGCCCACCTGCGCCACCTCAACCCCTTCCCGGCCAACCTCGGCGCGGTCCTCGAGCGGTACGACAAGGTGGTGGTCCCGGAGATGAACCTCGGTCAGCTCGCCACCCTGATCCGGGCGAAATACCTGGTCGACGCCCAGTCGTACAACCAGGTCAACGGCATGCCGTTCAAGGCGGAACAGCTCGCCACCGTCCTGAAGGAGGCCATCGATGCCTGA
- a CDS encoding SDR family oxidoreductase, which produces MSIVVTGATGHLGRHVVRQLLDKVPADQVTAVVRNRDKAADLADLGVRLAVADYNAPETFDSVFAADDRVLLISGNEFDKGRVRQHTVVIEAAKKAGVALLAYTSAPSSLKATLADDHRATEEVMVGSGVPYTLLRNGWYHENYTEQLAPVLEHGAVVQAAGEGRISSASRADYAAAAVAVLTGEGHENTAYELGGDEAWSFAEYAAELSRQTGREITYNPVSVEDYTGILTGAGVPGPLADVFAGVDAAIGKGELVVSTGDLSRLAGRPTTPLAEAVAVALKG; this is translated from the coding sequence ATGAGCATCGTCGTCACCGGAGCCACCGGACACCTCGGCCGCCACGTCGTGCGGCAGCTGCTGGACAAGGTGCCGGCCGACCAGGTCACTGCGGTCGTCCGGAACCGCGACAAGGCCGCCGACCTCGCCGACCTCGGCGTACGGCTCGCTGTCGCCGACTACAACGCCCCCGAGACCTTCGACAGCGTGTTCGCGGCCGACGACCGGGTCCTGTTGATCTCCGGCAACGAGTTCGACAAGGGCCGCGTACGGCAGCACACGGTCGTGATCGAGGCGGCGAAGAAGGCCGGCGTCGCCCTGCTCGCCTACACCAGCGCCCCCAGCAGTCTCAAGGCCACGCTCGCCGACGACCACCGCGCCACCGAGGAGGTGATGGTCGGCTCGGGCGTGCCGTACACGCTGCTGCGCAACGGCTGGTACCACGAGAACTACACCGAGCAGCTCGCCCCGGTCCTGGAGCACGGCGCCGTCGTCCAGGCGGCCGGCGAGGGCCGGATCTCCTCCGCCTCCCGCGCCGACTACGCGGCCGCCGCCGTCGCCGTACTGACCGGCGAGGGCCACGAGAACACCGCGTACGAGCTGGGCGGCGACGAGGCCTGGAGCTTCGCCGAGTACGCCGCCGAGCTGAGCCGGCAGACGGGCCGGGAGATCACCTACAACCCCGTCTCCGTCGAGGACTACACCGGCATCCTGACCGGCGCCGGGGTGCCCGGACCGCTCGCGGACGTCTTCGCGGGCGTGGACGCCGCCATCGGCAAGGGCGAGCTGGTCGTCTCCACCGGCGACCTGTCCCGGCTGGCCGGCCGCCCGACGACACCGCTCGCCGAGGCCGTCGCCGTCGCGCTCAAGGGCTGA
- a CDS encoding tetratricopeptide repeat protein, which produces MSRLGRDKQREHERAEGSPGPATTPIDVHVPDGDSGVRGASVDGSRVVAAPGEEIQNAVLNRLHRLALAAGRPVLATIHDRRLGYSVPLRVDPDGSSHLAAEPVPTAAEAAREGAREEAAVVAPVEAPARYDRPTHVLRSVVPARDGTPTFPLPAVSGTERERSGSASAPTFTLRALPEPARGTPPGTVAPPTGAFGPPPRMDGASTTGTARDAAPRPTYGPFAAPGPIPAPEPVPGPLLERVLELKPEPEAAPAPAPSPAPTPAPKPIPDPYSDPKPTPARGFDAVAEAVLGDAPLTAPGDATTPALLAEPTARINEAVKEGRTEAAARLAEQTVTEASRTLGPEHAEVLRLRELTAYIAYLSGDPDRAFQLSLDLARIHRRSGDAESAYGNVQSAATAWRAVRDPARGLELGNDLVGLWSELAAEDGPAAEDAEELESARTRMGRLTERAARAQAG; this is translated from the coding sequence ATGTCTCGACTCGGTCGCGACAAGCAGCGGGAACACGAGCGGGCCGAGGGCTCGCCCGGTCCCGCGACGACGCCGATCGACGTCCACGTGCCGGACGGCGACTCCGGCGTGCGCGGTGCCTCTGTCGACGGTTCGCGGGTCGTCGCGGCCCCGGGCGAGGAGATCCAGAACGCGGTCCTGAACCGCCTCCACCGCCTCGCCCTCGCCGCGGGTCGTCCCGTCCTCGCCACGATCCACGACCGGCGCCTCGGCTACTCCGTCCCCCTCCGGGTCGACCCGGACGGCTCGAGCCACCTCGCCGCGGAGCCGGTGCCGACGGCGGCGGAGGCGGCACGCGAGGGGGCGCGCGAGGAGGCCGCCGTGGTGGCCCCCGTGGAGGCGCCCGCACGGTACGACCGGCCCACGCACGTCCTGCGCTCGGTGGTACCGGCCCGGGACGGCACGCCGACGTTCCCGCTGCCGGCGGTGTCCGGGACGGAGCGGGAGCGGTCCGGCAGCGCCTCCGCGCCGACCTTCACGCTGCGCGCCCTGCCGGAGCCGGCCCGGGGGACGCCGCCCGGCACGGTGGCGCCGCCCACGGGTGCGTTCGGGCCGCCGCCCCGCATGGACGGTGCGTCCACGACCGGCACCGCGCGGGACGCGGCGCCGCGACCGACGTACGGCCCCTTCGCCGCACCGGGGCCGATCCCGGCGCCCGAGCCGGTTCCCGGGCCGCTTCTTGAGCGGGTTCTTGAGCTGAAGCCTGAGCCGGAAGCCGCGCCCGCTCCTGCCCCCAGCCCCGCTCCCACGCCCGCTCCCAAGCCGATCCCCGACCCGTACTCCGATCCCAAGCCCACTCCCGCCCGCGGATTCGACGCCGTGGCCGAGGCCGTGCTCGGGGACGCGCCGCTGACCGCGCCCGGCGACGCCACCACCCCGGCTCTGCTCGCGGAGCCGACGGCCCGGATCAACGAGGCCGTCAAGGAAGGGCGTACGGAGGCCGCGGCGCGGCTCGCGGAGCAGACGGTGACGGAGGCCTCGCGCACGCTCGGGCCGGAGCACGCCGAGGTGCTCCGGCTCCGTGAACTCACGGCGTACATCGCCTACTTGTCCGGCGACCCGGACCGTGCCTTCCAGCTCTCCCTCGACCTGGCCCGGATACACCGGCGCTCGGGCGACGCCGAGTCCGCGTACGGCAACGTCCAGAGCGCCGCGACCGCCTGGCGTGCCGTACGCGACCCCGCACGGGGCCTGGAACTGGGGAACGACCTGGTCGGCCTGTGGTCCGAACTCGCCGCCGAGGACGGCCCGGCCGCCGAGGACGCCGAGGAACTGGAGTCCGCCCGCACCCGCATGGGCCGCCTCACCGAACGTGCCGCCCGCGCCCAGGCCGGCTGA
- a CDS encoding M28 family metallopeptidase, with amino-acid sequence MQLLPSGRALTAGAVAVVTLMAGGSAAGAASAPVHPATPTGTAAAAAAPDIPIANVKAHLRQLQSIATANGGNRAHGRAGYRASLDYMKAKLDAAGFTTRVQQFSASGRTGYNLTADWPGGDASQIVMAGSHLDSVASGPGINDNGSGSSAVLETALAVARSGYQPTKHLRFAWWGAEELGLVGSRYYVNSLGSAERAKISGYLNFDMIGSPNPGYFVYDDDPTIEKTFKDYFSGIGISTEIETEGDGRSDHAPFKNAGVPVGGLFSGADYRKTSAQAAKWGGTVGQPFDRCYHSSCDTTANIDDTALDRNSDAIAYAVWELSQ; translated from the coding sequence ATGCAGCTCCTCCCCTCCGGGCGCGCACTGACGGCCGGAGCCGTCGCCGTCGTCACACTGATGGCCGGCGGTTCCGCCGCCGGTGCGGCGTCCGCGCCCGTGCACCCCGCCACCCCCACCGGCACTGCCGCTGCCGCCGCCGCACCCGACATACCGATAGCCAACGTCAAGGCCCATCTGAGGCAGCTGCAGTCGATCGCCACGGCGAACGGCGGCAACCGCGCCCACGGCCGCGCCGGCTACCGGGCCTCCCTCGACTACATGAAGGCCAAGCTGGACGCCGCCGGGTTCACCACCCGCGTCCAGCAGTTCAGCGCCTCGGGCCGCACCGGGTACAACCTGACGGCCGACTGGCCCGGCGGCGACGCGAGTCAGATTGTCATGGCCGGGTCACATCTGGACAGTGTCGCCTCCGGGCCCGGCATCAACGACAACGGTTCCGGCTCCTCGGCCGTCCTGGAGACCGCGCTCGCCGTCGCCCGGTCCGGCTACCAGCCGACGAAGCACCTGCGCTTCGCCTGGTGGGGCGCGGAGGAGCTGGGACTCGTCGGCTCCCGCTACTACGTCAACAGCCTCGGCTCCGCGGAACGCGCGAAGATCAGCGGTTACCTGAACTTCGACATGATCGGCTCGCCCAACCCCGGCTATTTCGTCTACGACGACGATCCCACGATCGAGAAGACGTTCAAGGACTACTTCAGCGGGATCGGCATCTCCACGGAGATCGAGACCGAGGGCGACGGACGCTCCGACCACGCACCCTTCAAGAACGCGGGCGTCCCCGTGGGCGGCCTCTTCAGCGGCGCGGACTACCGCAAGACGTCCGCGCAGGCGGCCAAGTGGGGCGGCACCGTGGGCCAGCCCTTCGACCGCTGCTACCACTCGTCCTGCGACACGACCGCCAACATCGACGACACGGCCCTGGACCGCAACAGCGACGCCATCGCCTACGCGGTCTGGGAACTGTCGCAGTAG
- a CDS encoding CGNR zinc finger domain-containing protein, whose product MSERVEEAPEPPEPPGPPTSPRRSKSAAGPPPGLTLVSHEGRSYRFDPGALCLELLTTGGPGAFARWEVLHEPADLMTWVERSRLADGLDLSVDRADVARTRALRDALFLLAADRAHGRPLRRDHLEAVNSAAAEPPLVTRLEPDGTRGWASGATGSRLLSTVARDAIELFTGPYADRIRECGAHNCFLLFVDTSRPGRRRWCAMEHCGNREKVRAHRARRAPDTR is encoded by the coding sequence ATGAGCGAGCGGGTAGAGGAAGCGCCGGAACCGCCGGAACCGCCTGGGCCGCCGACATCTCCGCGACGGTCGAAGTCGGCCGCGGGCCCCCCGCCCGGGCTGACACTGGTGTCGCACGAGGGCAGGTCGTACCGCTTCGACCCGGGTGCGCTCTGCCTCGAACTGCTCACGACGGGAGGGCCGGGCGCCTTCGCGCGCTGGGAGGTGCTGCACGAGCCCGCCGACCTGATGACCTGGGTCGAGCGCAGCCGACTGGCGGACGGGCTGGACCTGTCCGTGGACCGGGCGGACGTGGCGCGGACCAGAGCCCTGCGCGACGCCCTCTTCCTCCTCGCCGCCGACCGCGCCCATGGACGGCCGCTGCGGCGAGATCACCTGGAAGCCGTCAACTCGGCCGCGGCCGAACCCCCGCTCGTCACCCGCCTCGAACCGGACGGCACGCGCGGCTGGGCATCGGGTGCCACGGGGTCCCGCCTGCTGTCTACGGTCGCGCGCGACGCGATCGAGCTGTTCACCGGCCCGTACGCGGACCGCATCCGTGAGTGCGGCGCCCACAACTGCTTCCTGCTGTTCGTCGACACCTCACGGCCCGGCCGCCGCCGCTGGTGCGCGATGGAGCACTGCGGAAACCGGGAGAAGGTCCGCGCGCACCGCGCCCGGCGAGCACCCGACACGCGCTGA